In Azospirillum baldaniorum, one DNA window encodes the following:
- a CDS encoding tripartite tricarboxylate transporter TctB family protein — protein sequence MKVQDVLVGLFFIVIGVLMIEYAADLKPPRHLKFGPGFFPLLIGSGLILVGGVIALLGLRTLRTEPLWHRPEWSRTRQGWVRFCSVPAAVALYVLIVDAAGFLLTAVLVMVLVLAVSGEPLRRSVPAGAVTAVVLTAIFASVLHVPLPWGPLQNISGWLLW from the coding sequence ATGAAAGTTCAAGACGTCCTCGTCGGCCTGTTCTTCATCGTGATCGGCGTCCTGATGATCGAGTACGCGGCCGACCTGAAACCGCCGCGCCACCTCAAGTTCGGCCCTGGATTCTTCCCGCTGCTCATCGGCTCGGGGCTGATCCTCGTCGGAGGGGTCATTGCGCTGCTCGGCCTCCGCACCTTGCGCACCGAACCCCTCTGGCACCGGCCGGAATGGTCGCGGACCAGGCAGGGCTGGGTGCGGTTCTGCTCCGTTCCCGCCGCGGTCGCCCTCTACGTGCTGATCGTCGACGCGGCTGGCTTCCTGCTCACCGCCGTCCTGGTGATGGTCCTCGTGCTGGCCGTATCCGGTGAGCCCCTGCGCCGCAGCGTGCCGGCGGGAGCCGTCACCGCGGTCGTGCTGACGGCGATCTTCGCCTCCGTGCTCCACGTACCCCTGCCGTGGGGACCGCTTCAGAACATTTCGGGGTGGCTGCTATGGTGA
- a CDS encoding tripartite tricarboxylate transporter permease, whose translation MVILTDVLGVLLDVHLLLVIVASAIYGLVLGAIPGLTALMATALLVPVVMFMEPVPAIAAIITSSAMAIFAGDIPGALMRMPGTPASAAYTDDAYSLTREGKAGLSLGAGLFSSVLGGLLSALVLTLAAPNLAELALQFSSVEYFWLAVLGLSCATFVGGSSLLKGVASLLFGLGLSTIGMDPVSGTPRFTFGVTNLLGGLGLIPLLIGVFAVSELLRTVTLPPTGERRAQPAVGSVSAGMGRLMWRHRREVLRGSTLGTLVGALPGAGADIAAWISYAVTRRSQKGKDPNALDQKVERLVSAGAANNAALGGAYIPATVFGIPGDAITAIVISVMFLKGLNPGPTIFLNNPTAIYSIFAIFFVANLLMIPLGILCIRTFGLILKVPTAYLTPIILLFCIVGAFSVENTLFAVGIIAIVGLLGYFMEANDIPMAPAVLGLILGPVIEQTFMTSMLKSGGEVSVFFDRPLAIALAVVTLGSWALAGVLKLVDAAKARPVLT comes from the coding sequence ATGGTGATCCTAACGGACGTTCTCGGCGTGCTGCTCGACGTCCACCTGCTGCTGGTGATCGTCGCTTCGGCCATCTACGGGCTGGTGCTGGGGGCGATCCCCGGCCTTACCGCGCTGATGGCCACGGCCCTGCTGGTGCCGGTCGTCATGTTCATGGAACCGGTGCCGGCGATCGCGGCCATCATCACCTCCTCGGCCATGGCCATCTTTGCCGGCGACATTCCGGGTGCGCTCATGCGCATGCCGGGCACGCCGGCGTCGGCGGCCTACACCGACGACGCGTACAGCCTGACGCGCGAAGGCAAGGCCGGGCTGTCCCTCGGAGCCGGCCTGTTCTCCTCGGTTCTGGGGGGCCTGCTGAGCGCCCTGGTTCTGACCCTGGCGGCTCCGAACCTGGCCGAACTGGCGCTTCAGTTCAGCAGCGTGGAGTATTTCTGGCTCGCGGTCCTGGGCCTCAGCTGCGCGACGTTCGTCGGCGGCTCGTCGCTTCTCAAGGGGGTGGCATCCCTGCTGTTCGGGCTGGGGCTGTCGACCATCGGCATGGATCCGGTCTCCGGAACTCCCCGCTTCACCTTCGGCGTCACCAATCTGCTCGGCGGCCTCGGCCTGATTCCGCTGCTCATCGGCGTGTTCGCGGTCTCCGAGCTGCTGCGCACCGTGACGCTTCCACCAACCGGCGAACGGCGCGCGCAGCCGGCGGTCGGCTCGGTCAGCGCCGGCATGGGCCGCCTGATGTGGCGACACCGCCGCGAGGTCCTGCGCGGAAGCACGCTGGGAACGCTCGTCGGCGCTCTGCCGGGGGCCGGCGCGGACATCGCCGCATGGATCTCCTATGCGGTCACCCGCCGGTCGCAAAAGGGCAAGGACCCGAACGCCCTCGACCAGAAAGTCGAACGCCTCGTCTCCGCCGGCGCGGCGAACAACGCCGCCCTCGGGGGAGCCTACATTCCGGCGACCGTGTTCGGAATCCCAGGCGACGCGATCACCGCCATCGTGATCAGCGTCATGTTCCTGAAGGGCCTCAACCCCGGCCCGACCATCTTCCTCAACAACCCGACGGCAATCTACTCGATCTTCGCGATCTTCTTCGTCGCGAACCTCCTGATGATTCCGCTGGGCATCCTGTGCATCCGCACCTTCGGCCTGATCCTGAAGGTGCCGACGGCCTATCTGACGCCGATCATCCTGCTCTTCTGCATCGTCGGGGCCTTCTCGGTCGAGAACACGCTGTTCGCGGTCGGGATCATCGCCATTGTCGGTTTGCTCGGCTATTTCATGGAAGCCAACGACATCCCCATGGCTCCGGCGGTGCTCGGCCTGATTCTCGGGCCTGTGATCGAGCAGACCTTCATGACGTCCATGTTGAAGAGCGGCGGAGAGGTGTCCGTGTTCTTCGACCGCCCGCTCGCCATCGCCCTCGCGGTGGTGACCCTCGGCTCCTGGGCGCTGGCGGGCGTCTTGAAGCTCGTGGACGCAGCCAAGGCGCGCCCCGTCCTGACGTGA
- a CDS encoding dihydrodipicolinate synthase family protein, protein MSISLSGIIPPLVTPFTADGEIDEAAFRAQVRFMLQKGVHGVCVGGSTGEGHTLSTEELTRLVAISCEEVDGAVPVVAGIIVNSTRDAIAKARALEHLPVAALQVTPVHYVFKPDEDATLEHFRTLAGETRMPIVIYNVVPWNYLSPSLLVRIMKEIDSVIGVKQSAGDLKLMADLLNEQVPGKLVFTAVDALLYPSFALGAHGTIAANPAAVPGVTVALWNAVQAGDHPRALEIHRSLLAFWNTINGDNLPGCVKHSLSRQGCEVGVPRQPMPAATEAQKARIDAALREVLRYEASPTTAAAE, encoded by the coding sequence ATGTCAATTTCGCTGAGCGGCATCATCCCCCCTCTGGTCACACCGTTCACGGCCGACGGGGAGATCGATGAGGCGGCGTTCCGCGCCCAGGTGCGGTTCATGCTGCAAAAGGGCGTCCACGGCGTCTGCGTCGGAGGAAGCACCGGCGAGGGGCACACCCTCTCGACCGAGGAACTGACCCGTCTCGTCGCCATTTCCTGCGAGGAGGTCGACGGCGCCGTCCCCGTCGTGGCGGGAATCATCGTCAACAGCACCCGCGACGCCATCGCCAAGGCCAGGGCCCTGGAGCATCTGCCGGTGGCGGCCTTGCAGGTGACGCCCGTCCACTACGTCTTCAAACCCGACGAGGACGCGACGCTGGAGCATTTCCGCACGCTCGCGGGCGAGACGCGGATGCCGATCGTCATCTACAACGTGGTGCCTTGGAACTACCTGTCGCCGTCGCTCCTGGTCCGCATCATGAAGGAGATCGACAGCGTCATCGGCGTCAAGCAGAGCGCGGGCGACCTCAAGCTGATGGCCGATCTGCTGAACGAGCAGGTGCCGGGCAAACTCGTCTTCACGGCGGTCGACGCGCTTCTCTACCCGTCCTTCGCGCTGGGAGCCCACGGCACGATCGCGGCGAATCCGGCCGCGGTGCCCGGCGTGACCGTCGCGCTGTGGAATGCCGTGCAGGCTGGCGACCATCCCCGCGCGCTGGAAATCCATCGGAGCCTGCTGGCCTTCTGGAACACGATCAACGGCGACAACCTGCCTGGGTGCGTCAAGCATTCGCTCAGCCGGCAGGGGTGCGAGGTCGGCGTCCCGCGCCAGCCGATGCCCGCCGCCACCGAGGCGCAGAAGGCGCGCATCGATGCCGCCCTGCGCGAGGTGCTTCGTTACGAGGCCTCGCCGACAACGGCCGCGGCGGAATAG
- a CDS encoding dihydroxyacetone kinase subunit DhaK — protein MKKLINDPAHYVDEMLDGLCAAHPSLMRDGPAGRVIRRTEGARAGKVGIVTGGGSGHLPLFTGYVGPGLVDACSIGNVFEGPTVDSCMAAIKAADGGRGVLRLYGNYGGDRMNFDMAGEFLEEEGLELSTVLGTDDIASAAPAERSKRRGVAGIVYAYKIAGARADEGASLAEVTAAAAKAVERTRTIGCALSSCQIPGAAEPSFRIAPSEMEMGIGIHGEPGIWRDTLKPADAVADEMVDRLLAERPEGSGNRVSVLVNSLGATPLEELFILYRRIAERLDKAGLAVVQPLVGPYVTSMEMTGVSLSLCFLDDELERLLAAPASCPFWKVG, from the coding sequence GTGAAGAAGCTGATCAACGATCCCGCGCACTATGTGGACGAGATGCTCGACGGGCTGTGCGCCGCCCATCCGTCGCTCATGCGCGATGGACCGGCGGGCCGGGTGATCCGCCGCACCGAAGGCGCCCGGGCGGGCAAGGTCGGTATCGTGACCGGCGGCGGATCCGGACACCTGCCCCTGTTCACCGGCTATGTCGGTCCGGGCCTCGTCGACGCCTGCTCGATCGGCAACGTCTTCGAAGGCCCCACCGTGGATTCCTGCATGGCCGCGATCAAGGCGGCGGATGGTGGGCGCGGTGTCCTGCGCCTGTACGGGAACTACGGTGGCGACCGCATGAACTTCGACATGGCGGGGGAGTTCCTTGAGGAGGAGGGGCTGGAACTGAGCACGGTGCTCGGCACCGATGACATCGCCAGCGCCGCCCCCGCAGAACGCAGCAAGAGGCGCGGCGTCGCCGGCATCGTCTACGCCTACAAGATCGCCGGCGCCCGGGCCGACGAGGGCGCCTCGCTGGCCGAGGTGACCGCGGCGGCGGCGAAGGCCGTGGAGCGGACGCGGACCATCGGCTGCGCCCTCTCGTCCTGCCAGATCCCCGGTGCGGCGGAGCCGTCGTTCCGCATTGCCCCAAGCGAAATGGAAATGGGCATCGGCATCCACGGCGAGCCCGGAATCTGGCGCGACACGCTCAAGCCGGCGGATGCCGTCGCGGACGAGATGGTCGACCGCCTCCTGGCGGAACGGCCCGAGGGAAGTGGAAACCGCGTGTCGGTCCTGGTCAACAGCCTCGGCGCCACCCCCCTGGAAGAGCTTTTCATCCTCTACCGGCGCATCGCGGAACGGCTGGACAAGGCTGGGCTGGCGGTCGTCCAGCCGCTGGTCGGGCCTTACGTGACCTCGATGGAAATGACCGGCGTGTCGCTCAGCCTTTGCTTCCTCGATGATGAGCTGGAACGGCTTCTCGCCGCTCCGGCGTCCTGCCCCTTCTGGAAGGTTGGTTGA
- a CDS encoding Bug family tripartite tricarboxylate transporter substrate binding protein, whose translation MRFSVLASVLMAFAGLAGTAQADYPERPVTIIVPAAAGGGGDTTTRILARELKDILGQPITIVNQGQGGGVVGLTAIKNATPDGYTVGLLFPYAGYKATGQADFSAKDFTPIANFNGDSSSLLVGSGSRFNDLKTALEAIKAAPGSFKVHCSGGCGSVWDIPVAGMMLDYGIDVAAIKWVPGQGAAPGLIELAAGGVDFQTASLPEASALMSAGRVRPLAVLSPEPVPGFPNAPTTKQSIGTAVDGGTWRALGGPAGMPGDVVAKLDAAVAKATQSTAYKEAMAKANFGVKYLNGKQLEELMLRHEKDTARVMDALGYGK comes from the coding sequence ATGCGTTTCAGCGTTCTTGCATCCGTTCTGATGGCTTTCGCCGGACTGGCCGGCACGGCGCAGGCCGACTATCCCGAGCGCCCGGTCACCATCATCGTTCCGGCGGCGGCCGGCGGCGGCGGCGACACGACGACCCGCATCCTGGCGCGGGAACTGAAGGACATTCTTGGGCAGCCGATCACCATCGTCAACCAGGGCCAGGGGGGCGGCGTGGTCGGCCTGACCGCGATCAAGAACGCCACGCCCGACGGCTACACCGTCGGGTTGCTCTTCCCGTACGCCGGGTACAAGGCGACGGGACAAGCTGACTTCTCGGCCAAGGACTTCACGCCGATCGCCAACTTCAACGGCGATTCCTCCTCCCTTCTGGTGGGTTCCGGGTCCCGCTTCAACGACCTGAAGACGGCCCTGGAGGCGATCAAGGCCGCCCCGGGCTCCTTCAAGGTCCACTGCAGCGGCGGCTGCGGCAGCGTGTGGGACATCCCGGTGGCCGGCATGATGCTCGACTATGGGATCGACGTTGCCGCGATCAAATGGGTGCCGGGCCAGGGCGCCGCCCCCGGCCTCATCGAACTCGCGGCGGGCGGCGTGGATTTCCAGACCGCCTCCCTGCCCGAAGCGTCCGCCCTGATGTCGGCCGGCCGCGTGCGTCCCCTGGCCGTTCTGAGCCCGGAACCGGTGCCTGGATTCCCCAACGCGCCCACCACCAAGCAGTCCATCGGCACCGCCGTCGACGGCGGAACCTGGCGGGCCCTCGGCGGTCCGGCCGGAATGCCGGGCGATGTGGTCGCAAAACTGGACGCCGCGGTCGCCAAGGCGACGCAGAGCACGGCGTACAAGGAAGCCATGGCGAAGGCGAACTTCGGGGTCAAGTACTTGAACGGCAAGCAGCTTGAGGAGCTGATGCTGCGGCACGAGAAGGACACCGCCCGCGTCATGGACGCCCTCGGTTACGGCAAGTGA
- a CDS encoding tripartite tricarboxylate transporter substrate binding protein — translation MLTCLGGAAPALAEWPERPVTLIVIAGAGGGSDYTMRLLARELEAKLGRPFNVVNQPQASGVVGMTTYTTAKPDGYTLGQIAPFAQYRLLGQADFTSASYTPIAQFNADPAAVHVAQNSPLKSVADIVAKLKADPGSLRISCGGTCNASWDIPFISLLLDQGVDAKRLNLIPAAGSAAGLQELASGGVDVVLCSLPEVDALRDAGRVRSIAVMSETRVEGYPDVATVGEQVGKPYSGGTWRGLAGPPGMDPALVARIESAVRDAFESDRFQHEMKARRFGAAWLGRTELKAFMEQHEQETARAINAVGYNK, via the coding sequence ATGTTGACGTGTCTTGGGGGGGCCGCTCCGGCTCTTGCCGAATGGCCCGAGCGGCCGGTGACGCTGATCGTCATTGCCGGGGCCGGAGGCGGCAGCGACTACACGATGCGCCTGCTCGCCCGGGAACTCGAAGCCAAGCTCGGCCGCCCCTTCAACGTCGTGAACCAGCCTCAGGCGTCGGGCGTCGTCGGGATGACGACCTATACGACGGCCAAGCCCGACGGCTACACGCTTGGCCAGATCGCCCCGTTCGCCCAGTACAGGCTGCTGGGACAGGCCGATTTCACGTCGGCGAGCTACACCCCGATCGCCCAGTTCAACGCCGATCCCGCGGCGGTGCACGTTGCGCAGAATTCCCCGCTGAAGAGCGTGGCGGACATCGTGGCCAAGCTGAAGGCGGACCCCGGCTCGCTCCGCATCTCGTGCGGCGGCACGTGCAACGCCAGTTGGGACATCCCCTTCATCTCCCTGCTTCTCGACCAGGGCGTTGATGCCAAACGGCTCAATCTGATTCCCGCCGCCGGGTCGGCGGCCGGACTGCAGGAACTGGCCTCCGGCGGCGTCGATGTCGTCCTGTGCTCGCTTCCCGAGGTCGACGCGCTGCGCGACGCGGGCCGGGTCCGCAGCATCGCGGTGATGAGCGAGACGCGCGTCGAGGGCTACCCGGACGTCGCCACCGTCGGCGAGCAGGTCGGAAAGCCGTACAGTGGCGGCACCTGGCGCGGTCTGGCCGGCCCCCCCGGCATGGACCCTGCGCTCGTGGCGCGGATCGAATCCGCGGTGAGGGACGCGTTCGAGAGCGACCGCTTCCAGCACGAGATGAAGGCGCGCCGGTTCGGGGCGGCCTGGCTTGGGCGGACCGAGTTGAAGGCCTTCATGGAGCAGCACGAGCAGGAGACCGCACGCGCGATCAACGCCGTCGGGTACAACAAGTAG
- a CDS encoding IclR family transcriptional regulator, whose product MKTNNIKSAGKMLSVLECFSTVDRRLSLADVARRTKLPRSTAHRLILTLKEIGFLEQDHSRDEYRLGIKLFELGSIVLANMDVHRVAKPYVDALSTLSRETVHLCVFDGMKMVFIERGAGGRSGQNNATTTMEASPCHCTGVGKATLAFQSDLVIDRVLGMGLPAYTRNTLTDPDRLREDLASIRQRGYAIDDGEIDIGVRCVAAPIRNTSGHVFAAVSVSGPATRMTHERVQSLAPVVMSHAESISLQLGYSNDGAAAAPAPNAPIT is encoded by the coding sequence TTGAAGACGAACAACATCAAGTCAGCTGGAAAGATGCTCAGCGTCCTTGAATGTTTTTCCACCGTCGACCGCAGGCTGTCGCTCGCCGACGTGGCCCGCCGGACCAAGCTTCCGCGCAGCACGGCGCACCGCCTTATCCTGACGCTCAAGGAAATCGGGTTCCTGGAACAGGACCACAGCCGCGACGAGTACCGGCTCGGCATCAAGCTCTTCGAGCTGGGGTCGATCGTTCTGGCCAACATGGACGTGCACCGCGTGGCGAAGCCGTATGTGGATGCGCTCAGCACCCTGTCGCGGGAGACCGTCCACCTGTGCGTCTTCGACGGCATGAAGATGGTCTTCATCGAGCGGGGCGCGGGGGGCCGATCCGGCCAGAACAACGCGACGACCACGATGGAGGCGTCGCCCTGCCATTGCACCGGTGTCGGCAAGGCGACCCTGGCCTTCCAATCGGACCTGGTCATCGACCGCGTCCTTGGGATGGGGCTTCCGGCCTACACACGCAACACCCTCACCGACCCCGACCGGCTGAGGGAGGATCTGGCATCGATCCGCCAGCGCGGATACGCCATCGACGATGGTGAGATCGACATCGGCGTGCGCTGCGTCGCCGCGCCGATCCGCAACACCAGCGGGCATGTCTTCGCCGCGGTGAGCGTGAGCGGCCCCGCCACGCGCATGACGCACGAACGGGTGCAGAGCCTCGCCCCGGTCGTCATGAGCCACGCGGAGTCGATTTCACTCCAGCTGGGCTACAGCAACGACGGCGCCGCCGCGGCGCCCGCACCCAACGCACCCATCACGTAA
- a CDS encoding DDE-type integrase/transposase/recombinase translates to MQARGGHRCRWSGPNASFEESPVRVWREFRGLSLRDRSSVGFEVQAGDRRQPAAPSAEALELLIQRRRDKAAARKLMRKMFKKQGFAPTQVTTDKLGPTESLSVRSV, encoded by the coding sequence ATGCAGGCGCGCGGCGGTCACCGATGCCGCTGGAGTGGGCCAAACGCATCCTTTGAGGAAAGCCCGGTCCGGGTATGGCGCGAGTTTCGCGGGTTGTCCTTGCGAGACCGTTCGTCGGTGGGTTTTGAGGTTCAGGCCGGCGATCGCCGACAACCCGCGGCGCCTTCGGCAGAGGCCCTGGAACTGCTCATCCAGCGCCGACGGGACAAGGCTGCGGCACGCAAGCTCATGCGCAAGATGTTCAAGAAGCAGGGCTTCGCACCCACACAGGTCACCACCGACAAGCTTGGTCCTACGGAGTCGCTTTCCGTGAGATCGGTCTGA
- a CDS encoding carboxymuconolactone decarboxylase family protein, which produces MTDTAQVSNAFQTFMKEAPAHQQAWLEAVKKLGLASALDAKTAELVYIGILAAARLESGLPFHVAEAKRLGATRDEVVSAVLAGLPAVGNAVIQALPVAVAAYDRS; this is translated from the coding sequence ATGACCGACACGGCACAAGTAAGCAATGCCTTCCAAACGTTCATGAAAGAAGCACCGGCTCACCAGCAGGCGTGGCTCGAAGCGGTGAAGAAGCTGGGATTGGCCTCCGCCCTGGACGCCAAAACCGCTGAGCTCGTCTACATTGGAATTCTGGCCGCCGCCCGTCTTGAGAGCGGTTTGCCCTTCCATGTCGCCGAAGCCAAGCGATTGGGCGCCACGCGCGACGAGGTCGTCAGCGCCGTGCTGGCGGGTCTTCCCGCGGTCGGCAACGCCGTGATTCAGGCTTTGCCGGTAGCGGTAGCGGCTTACGATCGCAGTTAG
- a CDS encoding RNA polymerase factor sigma-70 codes for MRPVGTAENQTLTDVFTTHRRSLIGVAERITGCRHHAEDVVQDAFLKLLGAESTSSIRAKAGYLMMVVRNLAIDHYRRKGLESRLMATEEEGQAVSTPEAASPESVNVNRQLLQTLESALADLPERTRYAFEMHRIHGHSQKDIAETLGVSPTLVNVMIRDALIHCRKAMKRADPSS; via the coding sequence ATGCGACCGGTAGGAACCGCCGAGAATCAGACCCTGACCGACGTCTTCACGACGCATCGGCGGTCTCTGATCGGGGTGGCCGAGCGGATCACCGGGTGCCGCCACCACGCCGAGGACGTGGTGCAGGACGCCTTCCTGAAGCTGCTGGGAGCGGAATCGACCAGCTCCATCCGGGCCAAGGCGGGCTACCTGATGATGGTCGTGCGCAATCTGGCGATTGATCACTACCGCCGGAAAGGCCTGGAATCGCGTCTGATGGCGACGGAGGAGGAAGGGCAGGCGGTGAGCACGCCGGAAGCGGCCTCGCCGGAAAGCGTGAACGTGAACCGCCAGCTCCTGCAGACGCTCGAATCGGCGCTGGCCGATCTGCCGGAGCGCACCCGCTACGCCTTCGAAATGCACCGGATCCACGGACACAGCCAGAAGGACATCGCGGAGACCCTCGGCGTGTCGCCGACGCTGGTCAACGTCATGATCCGTGACGCGCTGATTCACTGCCGCAAGGCGATGAAGCGGGCCGACCCGTCGTCCTGA
- a CDS encoding DAK2 domain-containing protein, whose protein sequence is MGLTVTQIAAGVALAHARMATLEQELNAADSRLGDGDTGGMLRRVLDLMAEQRMDGIDDVGVSLGILAKAAAAATGSSLGTLLATGLLTMSKRTKGRAEIPWSELAPLLEQARDAVMARGGAKLGDKTVVDALDAVSSALAGAGDQAAIRARAVAACDEALVRFRNEPCRMGRARMYADKSIGMDDPGMLAFARLIESICRRGA, encoded by the coding sequence ATGGGCCTGACCGTCACACAGATTGCCGCCGGTGTCGCCCTCGCGCACGCGCGCATGGCAACCCTTGAACAGGAACTCAACGCGGCCGACTCCCGGCTCGGCGACGGAGACACCGGCGGCATGTTGCGCCGGGTGCTGGATCTCATGGCCGAGCAGCGGATGGATGGGATTGACGATGTCGGGGTGAGCCTGGGCATCCTTGCCAAGGCTGCGGCGGCCGCCACGGGATCGAGCCTCGGTACCTTGCTCGCGACCGGGCTCCTGACGATGTCGAAAAGGACGAAGGGGCGGGCCGAAATCCCCTGGAGCGAACTGGCCCCCCTTCTCGAGCAGGCGCGCGATGCCGTCATGGCGCGCGGTGGCGCGAAGCTTGGGGATAAGACCGTGGTCGATGCGCTCGATGCGGTTTCCTCGGCCCTGGCCGGTGCCGGGGATCAGGCTGCGATCCGCGCAAGAGCGGTCGCAGCCTGTGACGAGGCGCTCGTCCGCTTCCGGAACGAACCCTGCCGCATGGGACGGGCCCGCATGTATGCCGACAAGAGCATCGGCATGGACGATCCCGGCATGCTCGCCTTCGCGCGCCTCATCGAGAGCATTTGTCGGCGCGGTGCGTGA